In Pseudomonadota bacterium, a genomic segment contains:
- a CDS encoding GNAT family N-acetyltransferase — MTQRPARESDGAFLRQLYEDVRARDIAAWGPMAETLVPMQLRAQEGSYRAQFPDADHRIIECDGVAVGRCIVWRSAHEIRVVDVALLAAHRGRGLGTAVLTPLCDEARQTGRPLRLHVDAMNEAARRLYERLGLRVTELVGVQWAMSLDPVTQASPTLSP, encoded by the coding sequence TTGACGCAGCGCCCTGCCCGCGAATCCGATGGCGCGTTCCTGCGCCAGCTGTACGAAGACGTGCGCGCCCGCGACATCGCCGCGTGGGGCCCCATGGCCGAGACCCTGGTCCCCATGCAGCTGCGTGCCCAGGAAGGGTCGTACCGCGCCCAGTTCCCCGACGCCGACCACCGCATCATCGAATGCGACGGAGTCGCGGTGGGGCGATGCATCGTGTGGCGCTCAGCCCACGAGATTCGGGTCGTCGACGTCGCCCTGCTCGCCGCCCACCGCGGACGCGGCCTTGGCACGGCGGTGCTGACCCCCCTCTGCGACGAGGCCCGGCAGACAGGCAGACCGCTGCGGCTGCACGTCGACGCAATGAACGAAGCCGCCCGTCGTCTCTATGAGCGTCTGGGCCTGCGGGTCACCGAGCTGGTCGGTGTGCAGTGGGCCATGAGCCTCGACCCAGTCACGCAGGCCAGCCCCACCCTATCCCCCTGA
- a CDS encoding ABC transporter permease: MIGRLVRVGLRHLAGHRLQAALMLLGIAIGVAVVVAIDIANASVRSSFRLTVASLAGKATHQVVGSGTGVDADLYRRLRVDLGVRECAPVIEDYVEAVSLDGRMMRLLGVDPFADGAFRSYLLDQTGSHDAPLGDLTAFLTHPGAVLISADLARQFGVTVGQPLEVTRGGRRVRLTVAGLLKPTDASAARALSGLLIADIATAQEVFDTPERLSHIDLLIDNDHADVLRRVEAALPAGVRIEPVRKRGQSLEQLTASFELNLFAVSLLTLVVGAFLVFNTVTFFVVQRRGVFATLRALGVTREQLFAAVMAETLTLGVVASLLGLGLGVLLGQGAVRLVTRTINDLYFVLTVTDTAIEPFTLIKGFVVGVGAALVSAVVPAWEAAAVPPAGGLRRSVLEARVGRAVPWVSALGVLLFVSGQVILAVPSRRVDVAFAAILLEFIGAALLVPLATMGLMKLAGPVARVFGGVAGRLASRAVVRSLSRSAVAVAALMVAVSIIVGLDVMVGSFRRTVDDWLGVTLQADIFVSTPAGTASRSDSLERAVAREIAALAPVDHVDTARLTKLDTPDYGLVFCLAVDGDVVAHRQFIYTDGSLDDVRRAIAQGAVIVSEPFAYRHGIRHVPGQAITLPTQDGPRSFPISGIYYDYGTERGSISMAGPVYRAGWHDDQISSIAVYLRSGVDVEPFANTLRARFAQRIALDIMSNRTLRATALSIFDRTFAITHALRALVMLVAFIGVLSTLMALQLERRREMGVLRAVGMTVNQLARAIVIETGLMGAAAGVLALPVGTLLAYTLVHVVNPRSFGWTMAFVPRFEYYLSAFVIAVAAGLLAGIYPAWRFSRVAPAEALRSE, translated from the coding sequence GTGATCGGCCGTCTCGTGCGCGTGGGCCTGCGCCACCTCGCAGGCCATCGCCTGCAGGCCGCGCTCATGCTGCTGGGCATCGCCATCGGGGTGGCCGTGGTGGTGGCCATCGACATCGCCAATGCATCGGTTCGCAGCTCGTTTCGCCTCACCGTGGCCAGTCTTGCCGGGAAGGCCACCCATCAGGTCGTGGGGTCGGGAACGGGCGTGGACGCCGATCTGTACCGCCGTCTGCGGGTCGACCTCGGGGTTCGCGAATGCGCGCCTGTCATCGAGGACTACGTCGAGGCGGTGTCGCTTGATGGGCGCATGATGCGTCTGCTCGGGGTCGACCCGTTTGCCGATGGGGCGTTCCGCAGCTATCTGCTCGATCAGACGGGCAGCCACGACGCCCCCCTCGGTGACCTCACGGCGTTCCTCACCCATCCTGGCGCGGTGCTGATCTCGGCCGACCTGGCGCGTCAGTTCGGCGTCACCGTCGGGCAGCCGCTCGAGGTGACGCGCGGCGGTCGACGGGTGCGTCTGACGGTGGCGGGCCTTCTCAAGCCCACCGACGCTTCGGCGGCGCGCGCGCTCAGCGGACTGCTCATCGCCGACATCGCCACCGCGCAGGAGGTGTTCGACACCCCGGAGAGACTCTCGCACATCGATCTCCTCATCGATAACGACCATGCCGATGTGCTGCGGCGGGTCGAGGCGGCGCTTCCCGCGGGGGTGCGAATCGAGCCCGTGCGAAAGCGCGGGCAATCGCTCGAGCAGCTCACCGCGTCGTTCGAGCTCAATCTCTTCGCGGTGAGCCTGCTCACGCTCGTGGTGGGGGCGTTTCTCGTGTTCAACACGGTGACGTTCTTCGTGGTGCAGCGACGGGGTGTTTTTGCCACGTTGCGTGCCCTCGGGGTCACCCGTGAGCAGCTGTTCGCGGCGGTGATGGCCGAGACGCTCACGCTCGGGGTCGTGGCGTCTCTGCTGGGGCTGGGGCTCGGCGTGCTGCTCGGGCAGGGGGCGGTGCGGCTCGTGACGCGCACCATCAATGATCTGTACTTCGTGCTCACGGTGACCGACACCGCCATCGAGCCGTTCACCCTGATCAAGGGCTTCGTCGTGGGGGTTGGGGCCGCGCTTGTATCGGCGGTGGTGCCGGCCTGGGAGGCTGCCGCCGTGCCTCCCGCCGGGGGATTGCGCCGTTCGGTGCTCGAGGCCCGCGTGGGGCGCGCCGTGCCGTGGGTGAGCGCGTTGGGCGTGCTGCTGTTCGTGAGCGGCCAGGTCATTCTCGCGGTGCCCTCGCGTCGGGTCGACGTTGCGTTTGCCGCCATATTGCTCGAGTTCATCGGCGCGGCGCTGCTCGTCCCCCTGGCAACCATGGGGCTGATGAAGCTGGCAGGGCCCGTGGCACGCGTCTTCGGTGGAGTTGCGGGGCGGCTGGCGTCGCGCGCCGTTGTGAGATCGCTGTCGCGCTCGGCGGTGGCGGTGGCAGCGCTCATGGTGGCGGTGTCGATCATCGTGGGGCTCGACGTGATGGTGGGCAGCTTCCGGCGCACGGTCGATGACTGGCTGGGCGTGACGCTGCAGGCCGACATCTTCGTCTCGACCCCCGCGGGCACGGCTTCGCGCTCCGACAGCCTCGAGCGCGCGGTGGCGCGTGAGATCGCCGCGCTGGCGCCGGTCGATCACGTAGACACCGCCCGGCTCACGAAGCTCGACACGCCGGACTACGGTCTCGTGTTCTGCCTGGCCGTCGACGGTGACGTGGTGGCGCACCGACAGTTCATCTACACCGACGGCAGCCTCGACGACGTGCGCCGTGCCATTGCGCAGGGGGCCGTCATCGTGTCAGAGCCCTTCGCCTATCGTCACGGCATACGTCACGTGCCGGGCCAGGCCATCACGCTGCCGACCCAAGATGGGCCGCGGTCGTTCCCCATCTCGGGGATCTACTACGATTACGGGACCGAGCGCGGGTCGATCTCGATGGCGGGGCCTGTCTACCGCGCGGGCTGGCACGACGATCAGATCTCGTCGATTGCGGTGTACCTGCGGTCGGGCGTTGACGTGGAGCCCTTCGCCAACACGCTGCGGGCGCGCTTCGCCCAGCGCATCGCCCTCGACATCATGTCGAACCGCACCCTGCGCGCCACCGCGCTCTCTATCTTCGACCGAACCTTTGCCATCACCCACGCGCTGCGCGCGCTGGTGATGCTGGTGGCCTTCATCGGCGTGCTCAGCACGCTCATGGCGCTGCAGCTCGAGCGACGCCGCGAGATGGGGGTGCTTCGCGCGGTGGGCATGACGGTGAACCAGCTGGCCCGCGCCATCGTCATCGAGACGGGGCTCATGGGGGCTGCGGCGGGCGTGCTCGCCCTGCCCGTGGGAACCCTGCTGGCCTATACCCTGGTGCACGTGGTGAATCCGCGATCGTTCGGGTGGACCATGGCGTTCGTTCCTCGGTTTGAGTATTACCTGTCGGCGTTCGTCATCGCCGTGGCTGCTGGTCTGCTGGCCGGCATCTACCCGGCCTGGCGGTTCTCGCGTGTGGCGCCGGCCGAGGCCCTGAGGAGCGAGTGA
- a CDS encoding phage tail protein — protein sequence MAASRSRCSSPSSASTTSSRSPESTPPNLELWRCAIVADAFLGSLKIVSFKFAPRGWALCNGATMPINQNQALYSLLEITYGGNGVNTFNLPDLRARVPIHQGQSPSSGTQYVMGQQQGAEQVTLTQATMPMHVHAVNATTTTDTTGSSVGNHFAAGGTAYATSTDASILATDAVGLGPGNNTPVDIRQPFVAMNYVIALQGIYPSRG from the coding sequence GTGGCAGCCAGCCGTTCTCGGTGCAGCAGCCCTTCGTCGGCATCAACTACATCATCTCGCTCTCCGGAATCTACCCCGCCCAATCTTGAACTGTGGAGGTGTGCCATCGTGGCTGACGCGTTCCTGGGCTCCCTGAAGATCGTATCGTTCAAATTCGCCCCCCGCGGTTGGGCCCTCTGCAACGGCGCAACCATGCCCATCAACCAGAACCAGGCGCTGTACTCCCTGCTCGAAATCACCTACGGTGGCAACGGTGTCAACACATTCAACCTGCCAGACCTGCGAGCTCGCGTGCCCATCCATCAAGGGCAGTCCCCGAGCAGCGGAACACAGTACGTCATGGGCCAGCAACAAGGCGCAGAGCAGGTGACATTGACGCAGGCAACCATGCCGATGCACGTTCACGCCGTGAACGCGACGACCACCACCGACACCACAGGCTCGTCGGTGGGCAACCACTTCGCGGCGGGCGGCACTGCCTACGCCACCAGCACCGATGCCTCGATCCTGGCAACCGACGCGGTCGGTCTCGGTCCAGGCAACAACACTCCCGTCGACATCCGGCAGCCGTTCGTCGCCATGAACTACGTCATCGCCCTGCAGGGCATCTACCCCTCGCGGGGCTGA
- a CDS encoding carotenoid 1,2-hydratase — translation MLVVGGVLARVWLAGGSGSAATANGASVTDALSGGAGTEGFARALRPRPFVFPEDAGPHPAYQTEWWYYTGNLDGDDGGHYGYQLTVFRRALTPHAQKRPSSWGASQVYFAHFALTDVRRGAFVSDERWSRGAAGLAGARSAARGGGAAFDAWVESWSMRAEGDGAHLRADTPEASIDLVVTPEREVVAQGDHGLSHKSVDPANASYYYSIPRLRTTGTVRSAGRVVSVSGQSWLDREWSTSALSKDEVGWDWFALQLSDGRDIMLYHMRRRDSTLDPNSSGSVMTVNGVKPLRLADVQVDVTSTWRSPHSKTAYPSSWRVRIPSEGLDLRVEPLAADQELQGAFRYWEGAVKITSADGRVNGNGYVELTGYADRLSGP, via the coding sequence ATGCTCGTGGTAGGGGGCGTGCTCGCGCGTGTGTGGCTTGCAGGGGGCAGCGGGTCGGCCGCCACGGCGAACGGCGCCAGCGTCACCGATGCGCTGTCTGGCGGGGCGGGCACCGAGGGCTTTGCGCGGGCGCTGCGCCCACGACCCTTTGTGTTCCCGGAAGACGCCGGGCCTCACCCTGCGTATCAGACCGAGTGGTGGTACTACACGGGCAATCTCGACGGTGATGACGGAGGGCACTATGGATACCAGCTCACGGTGTTCAGGCGCGCCCTCACGCCGCATGCGCAGAAGCGCCCATCATCGTGGGGGGCCTCGCAGGTCTATTTCGCGCACTTCGCGCTCACCGACGTTCGGCGCGGGGCGTTTGTCAGCGATGAGCGCTGGAGCCGCGGCGCCGCGGGTCTTGCGGGGGCGCGGTCGGCGGCCCGCGGCGGAGGGGCGGCCTTCGACGCCTGGGTCGAGTCGTGGTCGATGCGCGCGGAGGGCGATGGCGCCCATCTGCGGGCCGACACGCCAGAGGCCTCCATCGACCTGGTGGTCACCCCAGAGCGTGAGGTGGTGGCCCAGGGAGATCACGGCCTGTCGCACAAGAGCGTCGATCCGGCCAACGCATCGTACTACTACTCCATTCCGCGACTGCGCACCACGGGCACGGTGAGATCGGCGGGGCGTGTCGTCTCGGTCTCGGGTCAGAGCTGGCTCGACCGCGAGTGGAGCACCTCAGCCCTGAGCAAGGACGAAGTGGGGTGGGACTGGTTCGCCCTGCAGCTCTCCGATGGGCGCGACATCATGCTCTACCACATGCGGCGGCGTGACAGCACCCTCGACCCCAACTCGAGCGGCAGCGTCATGACCGTGAACGGGGTCAAGCCGCTGCGCCTCGCCGACGTGCAGGTCGACGTCACATCAACCTGGCGCAGCCCTCACAGCAAGACGGCCTACCCGTCGTCGTGGCGGGTGCGCATCCCCAGCGAGGGGCTCGACCTGCGCGTCGAGCCCCTCGCTGCCGACCAAGAGCTCCAGGGGGCGTTTCGCTACTGGGAGGGGGCGGTGAAGATCACCTCGGCCGATGGCCGCGTCAACGGCAACGGCTACGTCGAGCTCACGGGGTATGCCGATCGGCTGTCGGGGCCGTAG
- a CDS encoding phage tail protein — protein sequence MESFIGAITLCGFNFAPRGYATCNGQILPIQQNTALFSLIGTYYGGNGMQNFALPNLAGQTVIMPDGNQVPYIGEIGGTEARTLLLPNLPPHTHTIAASSNTGASGPVAHYPGGSGSYDAAAANTTMAPLALAPAGQNLPISLMKPYTVMNFVIALYGIFPPRS from the coding sequence ATGGAGAGCTTCATCGGCGCAATCACCCTCTGCGGCTTCAACTTCGCCCCACGCGGCTACGCCACGTGCAACGGTCAGATCTTGCCGATCCAGCAGAACACCGCATTGTTCTCGCTGATCGGAACCTACTATGGGGGCAACGGCATGCAGAACTTCGCCCTGCCCAACCTGGCGGGACAGACGGTGATCATGCCAGACGGCAACCAGGTACCCTACATCGGTGAGATCGGGGGTACCGAGGCCAGAACCCTGCTTCTCCCCAATCTCCCTCCCCACACCCATACCATCGCGGCAAGCAGCAACACAGGCGCAAGCGGGCCGGTGGCACACTACCCCGGGGGCAGCGGCAGCTACGACGCGGCCGCAGCCAACACGACCATGGCGCCTCTCGCCCTCGCACCCGCCGGCCAGAACCTCCCCATATCGCTCATGAAGCCATACACCGTGATGAACTTCGTCATTGCGCTGTACGGCATCTTCCCTCCGCGCAGTTGA
- a CDS encoding ABC transporter ATP-binding protein, producing the protein MSSTAVPVHIEGLTRSYDEGGERHPILRGATCTFRGGGFTLLLGKSGSGKSTLLNLLSGIDAPDAGSVRIGDTVITALPERERTLFRRDRVGIVFQFFNLISTLTVLENVTLPLELAGRPVDQAREAGQRMLEGVGLGHRAHAMPDRLSGGEQQRVAIARALAHDPDLVLADEPTGNLDEQTGHQVLELLLKLTRESGKTLVMATHSLDVVALADAVYTVHDGHLEPYVP; encoded by the coding sequence GTGAGCTCGACGGCTGTTCCGGTGCACATCGAGGGCCTCACCCGCTCGTACGACGAGGGGGGAGAGCGCCACCCCATCCTGCGTGGTGCGACCTGCACGTTCCGTGGAGGGGGCTTCACCCTGCTTCTCGGGAAGAGCGGTTCGGGCAAGAGCACCCTGCTCAACCTGCTCAGCGGAATCGACGCGCCAGACGCAGGTTCCGTGCGCATCGGCGACACGGTGATCACCGCGCTTCCCGAGCGCGAGCGCACGCTCTTCCGCCGTGATCGCGTGGGCATCGTCTTCCAGTTCTTCAACCTCATCTCGACGCTCACGGTGCTCGAGAACGTCACGCTGCCCCTCGAGCTGGCGGGGCGCCCGGTCGACCAGGCGCGCGAGGCGGGGCAGCGCATGCTCGAGGGCGTGGGTCTCGGCCACCGCGCGCACGCCATGCCCGACCGACTCAGCGGCGGAGAGCAGCAGCGCGTGGCCATCGCCCGCGCGCTTGCCCACGATCCGGACCTCGTTCTGGCCGACGAACCCACCGGCAATCTCGATGAGCAGACCGGGCACCAGGTGCTCGAGCTGCTGCTCAAGCTCACGCGCGAGTCGGGCAAGACCCTCGTCATGGCCACCCACAGCCTTGATGTCGTGGCGTTGGCTGACGCGGTGTATACCGTGCACGACGGGCACCTCGAGCCCTACGTCCCGTGA
- a CDS encoding phage tail protein: protein MADCFLGEVQIFAGNFAPAGWALCQGQLLSIAQYDALYNLIGTTYGGDGVSTFALPDLRGRLVLHAGGQGGSKYATGQTGGSATQTLTAANLPPHTHALQASSAAGTQASPTNAYPAAGQSYATTATATMAADTVGSTGGSQPFSVQQPFVGINYIISLSGIYPAQS from the coding sequence ATGGCTGATTGCTTCTTAGGCGAAGTCCAGATATTCGCAGGCAACTTCGCGCCCGCCGGCTGGGCTTTGTGCCAAGGCCAGCTGCTGAGCATCGCTCAATACGACGCGCTTTACAATCTCATCGGCACCACCTATGGGGGAGACGGCGTGAGCACGTTCGCGCTCCCCGACCTGCGCGGGCGGCTCGTGCTGCACGCCGGAGGACAGGGCGGCTCGAAGTACGCCACGGGTCAGACAGGGGGCAGCGCCACCCAGACCCTCACCGCCGCCAACCTCCCGCCCCACACGCACGCGTTGCAGGCAAGCTCGGCCGCGGGCACGCAAGCCTCACCCACCAATGCCTACCCCGCGGCCGGCCAGAGCTACGCCACCACGGCCACAGCCACAATGGCGGCCGACACGGTGGGGTCGACGGGTGGCAGCCAGCCGTTCTCGGTGCAGCAGCCCTTCGTCGGCATCAACTACATCATCTCGCTCTCCGGAATCTACCCCGCCCAATCTTGA